From Caretta caretta isolate rCarCar2 chromosome 14, rCarCar1.hap1, whole genome shotgun sequence, the proteins below share one genomic window:
- the SUMO2 gene encoding small ubiquitin-related modifier 2 — MADEKPKEGVKTENNDHINLKVAGQDGSVVQFKIKRHTPLSKLMKAYCERQGLSMRQIRFRFDGQPINETDTPAQLEMEDEDTIDVFQQQTGGVY, encoded by the exons ATGGCCGACGAAAAGCCCAAG GAAGGAGTGAAGACTGAAAACAATGACCACATTAATCTGAAGGTGGCAGGGCAAGATGGGTCTGTGGTGCAGTTTAAGATTAAGAGGCACACGCCACTTAGTAAACTAATGAAAGCTTATTGTGAACGACAG GGTTTGTCAATGAGGCAAATCAGATTCCGGTTCGATGGGCAGCCAATCAATGAAACAGATACACCTGCACAG TTGGAAATGGAGGATGAAGATACAATTGATGTGTTCCAGCAGCAGACAGGAGGAGTCTACTAA